A portion of the Kazachstania africana CBS 2517 chromosome 2, complete genome genome contains these proteins:
- the KAFR0B01470 gene encoding haloacid dehalogenase superfamily protein (similar to Saccharomyces cerevisiae YKL033W-A; ancestral locus Anc_2.544), with the protein MDGLLINTEDTYTVAANEILAKYGKGPLTWDIKLKLQGLPGREAGEKLIAAYQLPITFEELDKLNVEVQNKLWPSSKFLPGAKELITYLHRRKIPIALCTSSFKNKFIAKTSHLPEMNNFDVIVTGDDPRIPKGRGKPHPDIWELGLKLLNDKFNEKISPEETIVFEDGIAGVKGGKTFGSQIVWVPHPEAYEYLGDTDAILDGRGELLKSLEDLEKTKYGL; encoded by the coding sequence ATGGACGGTCTTCTCATTAATACTGAAGACACATATACCGTTGCTGCCAATGAAATACTGGCTAAATATGGAAAGGGACCTTTAACATGGGATATTAAGCTAAAATTACAGGGTTTACCTGGAAGAGAGGCTGGTGAAAAACTGATTGCAGCATACCAATTACCAATcacttttgaagaattagataAACTTAATGTCGAGGTCCAAAACAAGTTATGGCCTTCAAGCAAGTTTCTTCCAGGTGCCAAAGAATTGATTACTTACTTAcatagaagaaaaattccaattgCTCTTTgtacttcttcttttaagAACAAGTTTATTGCCAAAACAAGTCATTTACCTGaaatgaacaattttgatGTTATTGTTACTGGGGATGATCCAAGAATTCCAAAAGGTAGAGGTAAACCGCACCCAGATATCTGGGAATTAGGgttgaaattattaaatgacaagtttaatgaaaaaatttctccaGAAGAAACTATTGTATTTGAAGATGGAATTGCTGGAGTTAAAGGTGGAAAAACATTTGGTTCACAAATCGTTTGGGTTCCACATCCAGAGGCATACGAATATTTGGGTGATACTGATGCAATCTTGGATGGCAGAGGTGAACTTTTGAAGTCTCTTgaagatttagaaaagaCTAAATACGGTTTATAA
- the KRE29 gene encoding Smc5-Smc6 complex subunit KRE29 (similar to Saccharomyces cerevisiae KRE29 (YER038C); ancestral locus Anc_3.537) codes for MSSEEEFHTAQSDEEIADSQDSDPITGSPTKKNQIINFEDDKFLDSSSDLSSSNETDLDSDLELAVLKPKSKKFRPNDADYRSKSDVDTKNEFITVKQFDLGGSFDSTINEQHSKLQRASSLLKISPGRGKQAIQTTSKQEVDTIRKKLFECVKNKNVTDNIVEIIASEHISDRYKDWFFITANCNNDNSYFPTHYSNINDLMRSFGVEEGKLEANMRFHDDDISQFDSFAWILPIEEMIARFDSFLKKNSLSPENFAHVVKIFICFILDRNVFCSNEFLLKNWCNRVYFRLILKKFLDNDNNAFIKIYNSLFDLQKKRYFLLYRLTRLLPHLKNFFVYSMFKHDVNEIINEFNNLFDSKRYTKNFYYFLLFVYGSDRLPYGVTRATTYFKDCISDMSNNSAGEVELSLLNGLLNMFIKFNTGETKNGNAGRNCEANADMSYDFI; via the coding sequence ATGTCATCGGAAGAGGAGTTCCATACAGCGCAATCAGATGAAGAGATAGCAGATTCACAAGATTCAGATCCAATTACTGGCTCTCCtacgaaaaaaaatcagatTATAAATTTCGAAGATGACAAGTTTTTagattcttcatctgaTCTTAGTTCGAGTAACGAAACTGATCTCGATTCAGATTTAGAACTAGCCGTTTTAAAACCTAAATCTAAGAAATTCAGGCCAAATGATGCTGATTATAGGTCAAAAAGTGATGTCGACactaaaaatgaatttatcacGGTTAAACAATTTGACTTGGGGGGATCATTCGATTCTACTATAAATGAACAACATAGTAAGCTTCAGAGGGCCAGTTCATTACTCAAAATTTCCCCTGGGAGAGGAAAACAGGCAATTCAAACCACTTCAAAGCAAGAAGTCGATACAATTAGGAAGAAGTTGTTTGAATGCGTCAAAAATAAGAATGTAACTGATAATATTGTGGAAATTATTGCTAGTGAACACATATCAGATAGATACAAAGATTGGTTTTTCATTACCGCCAACtgtaataatgataatagtTATTTCCCAACGCATTACTCAAACATCAACGATCTTATGAGGTCGTTTGGAGTAGAGGAAGGGAAATTAGAGGCGAACATGCGATTTCATGATGACGATATAAGCCAGTTTGATTCTTTTGCGTGGATTCTACCCATTGAAGAGATGATAGCTagatttgattcatttttgaagaaaaattctctGAGCCCTGAAAACTTTGCCCACGTTgttaaaatattcatctGCTTTATTCTAGATAGGAATGTGTTTTGTTCCAACGAGTTTCTCCTAAAAAATTGGTGCAATAGGGTTTATTTCAGattaatattaaaaaaatttttagataatgataataatgcattcattaaaatttaCAACTCTCTATTTGACCTACAAAAGAAACGATACTTCCTACTTTATAGATTGACAAGATTATTACCACATTTGAAGAACTTTTTTGTTTACTCAATGTTCAAACATGATGTGAATGAGataattaatgaatttaacAATTTGTTTGACTCCAAACGATACACAAAGAActtctattattttttgctATTTGTATATGGGTCAGATCGTTTACCTTACGGGGTTACCAGAGCCACgacatatttcaaagactGCATTTCTGACATGAGCAATAATTCAGCCGGTGAAGTTGAATTATCTTTGCTGAATGGATTATTAAACATGtttattaaattcaataCAGGGGAAAccaaaaatggaaatgCAGGTAGAAACTGTGAAGCAAACGCAGATATGAGTTATGATTTTATCTAA
- the KAFR0B01490 gene encoding uncharacterized protein (similar to Saccharomyces cerevisiae PHM8 (YER037W) and SDT1 (YGL224C); ancestral locus Anc_3.536), whose amino-acid sequence MTILNDTYESKTEYRRQIRLQLKRNKQHLESLDYKGTRVKNEFQLDCSFYPKPNPNCKIMYFDVDNTLYSKSTGIEKAMLQLIYNYLIVELDLSYKQAIELVHVYNEKYGMVLSGLIKNFNINIKQFNEMCDDALPLQHFIEGPDLKLRKMLIDLKQTTKIDKFWIFTNSYKNHALRCIKILGIADLFDGITYCDYFANDFMCKPSPAFFDKLRLESGLADWNNALFIDDNINNIEAASYIGMKVCFHIAEKDKFDHSRNEDDTKKLERSSKYGKIIPINDILELPLFASDAC is encoded by the coding sequence ATGACAATTCTTAATGATACATACGAGTCAAAAACTGAATACAGAAGGCAAATTAGGTTACAATTGAAGCGTAATAAGCAACACTTAGAATCACTGGATTATAAAGGCACTAGAGTGAAAAATGAGTTCCAGCTTGACTGCAGTTTCTACCCAAAGCCTAATCCGAACTGTAAAATAATGTACTTCGACGTGGATAATACGTTATACAGTAAATCTACCGGAATTGAAAAGGCTATGTTACAATTGATCTATAACTATTTGATAGTTGAACTGGATTTAAGTTACAAACAAGCTATAGAATTAGTACATGTATATAACGAGAAATATGGAATGGTACTGTCTGGGctcatcaaaaattttaatatcaatataaAGCAGTTCAATGAAATGTGCGACGACGCATTACCATTGCAGCATTTTATAGAGGGGccagatttgaaattgaggaaaatgttgattgatttgaaacaaaCTACCAAGATAGAtaaattttggatttttaCAAACTCTTATAAAAACCATGCATTAAGAtgtattaaaattttgggGATTGCCGATCTTTTTGATGGAATCACTTATTGCGATTACTTCGCTAACGATTTCATGTGCAAACCTAGTCCAGCTTTTTTTGACAAGCTAAGGCTGGAGAGTGGACTAGCCGACTGGAACAATGCACtatttattgatgataatattaaCAATATTGAGGCTGCCAGTTACATAGGAATGAAGGTGTGTTTCCACATTGCGGAAAAAGACAAATTTGACCATAGTagaaatgaagatgacacTAAAAAACTGGAACGGTCATCCAAATATGGCAAAATCATTCCAATCAATGATATATTGGAATTGCCGCTTTTTGCATCAGATGCATGCTAG
- the KAFR0B01500 gene encoding uncharacterized protein (similar to Saccharomyces cerevisiae YER034W; ancestral locus Anc_3.532): MDFKDENRRKFQDKQKLKNKHLTKSDRKYVNIKKTAEIKASLKEKEEQKTIKLGSNVDRYEEIEVEQTDDLDIHAINNKLKAKLPFSNDGPKSPKEPINTKFLKTMDINDLNELLGVDTRKTRMITKFPMKRQGPIRINQIPL; this comes from the coding sequence ATGGATTTCAAAGATGAGAATAGGAGGAAGTTTCAAGATAAGCAGAAGTTGAAGAACAAACATCTAACAAAGAGTGATAGAAAATATgtaaatataaagaaaactGCGGAGATAAAGGCAAGTTTGAAGGAAAAGGAAGAACAAAAGACAATCAAGTTGGGTTCAAATGTGGATCGatatgaagaaattgaagtcGAGCAAACTGATGATTTAGATATTCATGCGATTAATAACAAATTAAAGGCAAAATTGCCCTTTTCTAATGACGGGCCCAAAAGTCCTAAGGAACCTATTAACACAAAGTTTTTGAAGACAATGGATATTAATGACttaaatgaattattaGGAGTTGATACTAGAAAAACAAGGATGATAACAAAGTTTCCGATGAAAAGACAAGGACCGATCcgaataaatcaaataccGCTATAA
- the TDA1 gene encoding protein kinase TDA1 (similar to Saccharomyces cerevisiae YMR291W; ancestral locus Anc_5.38): MSVILNSTPDTTTTPKEWPSLSRNEITLKCKYVARTSQLGDGNFSVVKECMNVHTKELYAMKLVHKHLVKNKIQLIQREFDLLKTLSDKIRSIEENATLSIDSTDVFQGHHHILQLFDFFETKKSIVLITQLCQQKDLYEMIIDTQHLDLNKQVMPYAACLLSALEFLHDENVVHRDIKAENILFRLNKDIEKPKSLDSDYDVSAHDLIIGDFGLATNLNASKNSLKEYVGTVSYISPEIVACKGIGTFSQDQIDKITPYGFPVDIWALGVLTYFMALGYTPFDCETDDETIDCIKKCDYYIDEDVLNDSKYQEFWSFLQCCFIVDPFKRRTAKQLKSHPFVKKYFTNDISTTDFTPFKPMLKKHKSFSSLHVLKRPPPPIRKDSLITLSNNSASQLGTFFNTNDSSTQTTPLNNSKVDIPLMLSTRDKSINKIRETLRKTLSTTNLPNHNRVTKSQPPSSAASNSTFFLDPQPPSNFLMNGGFCDTPESLSNFSTTPRSSLSRNSSYKNLSRSSSLTNIKFNLVSSANNDNDNNHHRVRDTERPKFDFFFGDDE, encoded by the coding sequence ATGTCTGTAATACTAAATAGTACGCCGGATACTACAACGACTCCAAAAGAGTGGCCAAGTTTATCTCGTAATGAAATTACTTTGAAATGTAAATATGTTGCAAGAACTTCACAACTAGGTGATGGTAATTTCAGTGTGGTTAAAGAATGTATGAATGTGCATACAAAGGAACTGTACGCAATGAAATTGGTTCACAAACATTTAGTCaagaataaaattcaattaattcaaagagaattcgatcttttgaaaacaCTTTCTGATAAGATTAGatctattgaagaaaatgctaCTTTATCAATAGATAGTACCGATGTCTTTCAAGGTCACCATCATATTTTGCAACTATTCGATTTCTTTGAGACTAAAAAATCTATTGTATTAATTACTCAACTTTGTCAACAAAAGGATCTCTACGAAATGATAATAGATACTCAACATCTCGATTTAAATAAACAAGTCATGCCCTATGCCGCCTGTCTGTTAAGTGCTTTAGAGTTTTTACATGATGAAAACGTTGTCCATAGAGATATTAAGGCTGAAAATATACTTTTCAGACTgaataaagatattgaaaaaccaAAATCTTTGGATTCGGATTACGATGTATCAGCACATGATTTGATTATAGGAGATTTCGGTTTAGCTACCAATTTAAACGcttccaaaaattcattaaagGAATACGTTGGTACTGTATCATATATTTCCCCGGAAATTGTAGCATGTAAAGGTATTGGTACATTTTCTCAAGATCAAATAGATAAAATTACACCATATGGTTTTCCCGTCGATATTTGGGCACTTGGTGTATTAACATATTTCATGGCCCTCGGCTATACACCCTTTGATTGTGAAACTGACGATGAAACGATAGATTGTATTAAAAAATGTGACTATTACATTGATGAAGACGTATTGAATGATTCAAAGTATCAAGAGTTTTGGAGTTTCTTACAGTGTTGTTTCATTGTAGATCCATTCAAAAGACGCACTGCAAAACAGTTAAAATCACATCCATTCgtaaagaaatattttactAATGATATCTCAACAACTGATTTCACTCCATTTAAGCCAATGTTGAAAAAACataaatctttttcatccTTACACGTCCTCAAGAGGCCACCACCACCAATAAGAAAGGATTCTCTCATTACCCTTTCAAATAACTCAGCATCTCAGCTAGGAACTTTCTTTAATACAAATGATTCATCTACACAAACCACTCCATTAAATAACAGTAAGGTGGATATCCCACTGATGCTATCTACTCGTGATAAGAGCATAAATAAGATTAGAGAAACCTTAAGGAAAACTTTATCAACGACGAATTTACCAAATCACAATAGAGTCACAAAATCACAACCACCAAGCAGTGCAGCATCCAATTCAACTTTCTTCCTGGACCCGCAACCAccttcaaatttcttaatGAATGGTGGATTCTGTGACACACCAGAATCGCTTTCCAATTTCTCAACAACTCCAAGATCTTCTCTCTCCAGGAACAGTTCATATAAAAACTTATCGAGAAGTAGCTCGTTGACAAACATTAAATTCAATCTTGTTAGCAGTGCAAATAATGATAACGACAATAACCATCATCGTGTCAGAGACACAGAGAGACctaaatttgatttcttctttggtgaCGACGAATAG
- the HAS1 gene encoding ATP-dependent RNA helicase HAS1 (similar to Saccharomyces cerevisiae HAS1 (YMR290C); ancestral locus Anc_5.40), with protein sequence MAEPNKRPRQEEGADESTIQKQIVTDSTESDVVETFKELNLSQPTLKAIDKMGFTKMTPVQARTIPPLMAGRDVLGAAKTGSGKTLAFLLPAIEMLHSLKFKPRNGTGVIVITPTRELALQIFGVVRELMEFHSQTFGIVIGGANRRQEAEKLMKGVNILIATPGRLLDHLQNTKGFVFKNLKALVIDEADRILEIGFEDEMRQIIKILPNEDRQSMLFSATQTTKVEDLARISLRKGPLFINVVSEKDSSTADGLEQGYVVCESDKRFLLLFSFLKRNQKKKIIVFLSSCNSVKYHAELLNYIDLPVLELHGKQKQQKRTNTFFEFCNAERGILVCTDVAARGLDIPAVDWIIQFDPPDDPRDYIHRVGRTARGTKGKGKSLMFLAPSELGFLRYLKAAKVPLNEYEFPTNKIANVQSQLEKLIKSNYYLHQIAKDGYRSYLQAYASHSLKTVYQIDKLDLVKVARSFGFPIPPKVNITIGASGKTPSSKKRKTR encoded by the coding sequence ATGGCTGAACCAAATAAACGTCCCAGACAGGAGGAAGGGGCTGATGAGTCCACTATTCAAAAACAAATAGTCACTGATTCTACCGAAAGTGACGTCGTagaaactttcaaagaattgaatttatctCAACCAACTTTAAAAGCTATTGACAAAATGGGATTCACAAAGATGACTCCAGTTCAGGCAAGAACTATACCTCCTTTAATGGCGGGTAGAGACGTTCTAGGTGCTGCCAAAACTGGGTCTGGTAAGACTTTGGCTTTCTTATTACCTGCTATTGAAATGTTACATTCTCTGAAATTCAAACCTAGAAATGGTACAGGTGTGATCGTTATTACTCCAACTAGAGAACTAGCGTTACAAATTTTCGGTGTTGTTAGAGAATTAATGGAGTTCCATTCTCAGACTTTTGGTATTGTTATCGGTGGTGCTAATAGAAGACaagaagctgaaaaattaatgaaaggTGTTAATATCTTAATTGCTACTCCAGGTAGATTGTTAGATCATTTACAAAACACTAAAGgttttgttttcaaaaatttaaagGCTTTAGTCATTGACGAAGCTGATAGAATTTTAGAAATTggttttgaagatgaaatgagacaaattatcaagattttaCCAAATGAAGACAGACAATCAATGTTATTTTCCGCTACACAAACTACAAAGGTTGAAGATTTAGCAAGAATCTCGCTAAGAAAAGGTCCACTTTTCATCAATGTTGTTTCAGAAAAGGACTCTTCCACTGCAGATGGGTTAGAACAAGGTTATGTCGTGTGCGAAAGTGATAAGAGGTTCTTACTATTATTCTCATTTTTAAAgagaaatcaaaagaagaaaattatcgTATTCTTATCATCATGTAATTCTGTCAAATATCATGCGGAATTATTAAACTATATTGATTTACCTGTTCTTGAGTTACATGGTAAGCAAAAGCAACAAAAGAGAACAAACACTTTCTTCGAATTTTGTAATGCAGAAAGAGGTATACTGGTTTGTACAGATGTTGCTGCCAGAGGTTTAGATATTCCAGCAGTCGACTGGATCATCCAATTCGATCCACCTGATGATCCAAGAGATTATATTCATAGAGTCGGTAGAACTGCCAGAGGTACTAAGGGTAAGGGTAAATCTTTGATGTTTTTAGCTCCAAGTGAATTGGGTTTCTTAAGATATTTGAAAGCAGCTAAAGTTCCATTAAACGAATACGAATTCCCTACCAACAAAATCGCTAACGTTCAGTCacaacttgaaaaattaatcaaatcaaaCTACTATCTACATCAAATCGCCAAAGATGGTTACAGATCATATTTACAAGCGTATGCTTCCCATTCTCTCAAAACCGTGTAccaaattgataaattagaCTTGGTTAAAGTTGCTAGATCATTTGGCTTTCCAATTCCACCAAAAGTTAACATCACAATCGGTGCGAGTGGTAAAACGCCTTCTTCTAAGAAACGTAAGACAAGGTAA